A single region of the Streptomyces sp. NBC_00236 genome encodes:
- a CDS encoding DivIVA domain-containing protein, with translation MPLTPEDVRNKQFTTVRLREGYDEDEVDAFLDEVESELTRLLRENEDLRAKLAAATRAAAQNQQQQGMRKPEPQDRPGAPVPAAISGPPVQQQPPQMGPPQLPGGAPQLPAGPSGHGPQGPHGPGPQGPHGPGPMQGGPMGGPMGGPMGGHNPQQQMQQMQQQQPPQMQQQGPGGDSAARVLSLAQQTADQAIAEARSEANKIVGEARSRAEGLERDARAKADALERDAQEKHRVAMGSLESARATLERKVEDLRGFEREYRTRLKSYLESQLRQLETQADDSLAPPRTPAAASLPPSPSLAPAGAGAMGHTMGGNHGGHGNQQMGGNPSMGGGPSYGGQQQMSPAMTQPMAPVRPQAPQPMQQAPSPMRGFLIDEDDN, from the coding sequence ATGCCGCTGACCCCCGAGGACGTGCGGAACAAGCAGTTCACGACGGTCCGCCTCCGAGAAGGCTATGACGAGGACGAGGTTGATGCCTTCCTCGACGAGGTCGAGTCCGAGCTGACCCGCCTGCTCCGTGAGAACGAGGACCTGCGCGCCAAGCTGGCCGCCGCCACGCGTGCCGCCGCGCAGAACCAGCAGCAGCAGGGTATGCGCAAGCCGGAGCCGCAGGACCGTCCCGGTGCACCTGTGCCCGCCGCCATATCTGGTCCGCCGGTCCAGCAGCAGCCCCCGCAGATGGGTCCGCCCCAGCTGCCCGGTGGTGCTCCTCAGCTGCCGGCCGGTCCCAGTGGCCACGGCCCCCAGGGTCCGCACGGTCCCGGTCCGCAGGGCCCGCACGGCCCCGGCCCGATGCAGGGCGGTCCCATGGGCGGACCGATGGGTGGCCCCATGGGCGGTCACAACCCGCAGCAGCAGATGCAGCAGATGCAGCAGCAGCAGCCGCCGCAGATGCAGCAGCAGGGCCCCGGTGGCGACAGCGCCGCCCGTGTCCTCTCCCTGGCGCAGCAGACCGCCGACCAGGCGATCGCGGAGGCCCGTTCCGAGGCCAACAAGATCGTCGGCGAGGCGCGCAGCCGTGCCGAGGGTCTGGAGCGCGACGCGCGTGCCAAGGCGGACGCGCTGGAGCGGGACGCGCAGGAGAAGCACCGCGTGGCGATGGGCTCGCTGGAGTCGGCCCGCGCGACGCTGGAGCGCAAGGTCGAGGACCTGCGTGGCTTCGAGCGCGAGTACCGGACCCGTCTGAAGTCCTACCTGGAGAGCCAGCTGCGTCAGCTGGAGACCCAGGCCGACGACTCGCTGGCTCCGCCGCGGACGCCGGCTGCCGCTTCGCTGCCGCCGTCGCCCTCGCTGGCTCCGGCCGGTGCCGGCGCCATGGGTCACACCATGGGCGGCAACCACGGCGGTCACGGCAACCAGCAGATGGGCGGCAACCCGTCCATGGGCGGTGGCCCCTCGTACGGCGGCCAGCAGCAGATGTCGCCGGCGATGACCCAGCCGATGGCGCCGGTGCGGCCGCAGGCGCCGCAGCCGATGCAGCAGGCGCCTTCGCCGATGCGCGGGTTCCTGATCGACGAGGACGACAACTGA
- a CDS encoding cell division protein SepF yields MAGAMRKMAVYLGLVEDDGYDGPGFDPDDEFEPEPEPERDRRRHQPAHQVERERDEPVRVVQPPAQREPVQIPAERERPARIAPVASITPERPNMEKNAPVIMPKVVSEREPYRITTLHPRTYNEARTIGEHFREGTPVIMNLTEMDDTDAKRLVDFAAGLVFGLHGSIERVTQKVFLLSPANVDVTAEDKARIAEGGFFNQS; encoded by the coding sequence ATGGCCGGCGCGATGCGCAAGATGGCGGTCTACCTCGGCCTCGTGGAGGACGATGGGTACGACGGTCCGGGGTTCGACCCCGACGACGAATTCGAACCCGAGCCGGAGCCCGAGCGCGACCGGCGCCGGCACCAGCCCGCGCATCAGGTGGAGCGGGAACGGGACGAACCGGTACGAGTGGTGCAGCCTCCGGCACAGCGGGAGCCGGTTCAGATTCCGGCGGAGAGAGAGCGACCCGCCCGAATCGCCCCCGTGGCATCCATCACACCTGAACGCCCGAACATGGAGAAGAACGCACCGGTGATCATGCCCAAGGTCGTGTCCGAGCGGGAGCCGTACCGCATCACCACGCTGCACCCCAGGACGTACAACGAGGCCCGTACCATCGGGGAACACTTCCGTGAGGGCACTCCGGTGATCATGAATCTCACGGAGATGGACGATACGGACGCGAAGCGACTTGTCGACTTTGCCGCGGGACTCGTCTTCGGCCTCCATGGCAGCATTGAACGAGTGACGCAGAAGGTGTTCCTGTTGTCGCCTGCTAACGTCGATGTCACGGCGGAGGACAAGGCCCGCATCGCAGAGGGCGGATTCTTCAACCAGAGCTGA
- the pgeF gene encoding peptidoglycan editing factor PgeF, with product MIGPHHSVSHKDSVSSDGGAHFSFTDRWGGVSAAPYAELNLGGAVGDDTAAVLANRERAARARGLDPAQVVWMNQVHGRDVAVVDGPWGDTREIPAVDAVVTARRGLPLAVLTADCTPVLLADPVAGIVAAAHAGRPGLVAGVVPAAVAAMVALGAEPSRITARTGPAVCGRCYEVPAGMRDEVAAVAPAAWSETSWGTPAVDVTAGVHAQLADLGVTDRQASAFCTLESGDHFSYRRDRTTGRLAGYVWLDG from the coding sequence GTGATAGGTCCGCACCACTCAGTGAGTCACAAGGATTCTGTTTCTTCGGACGGCGGCGCTCACTTCTCCTTCACCGACAGGTGGGGCGGGGTGAGCGCCGCTCCGTACGCGGAGCTCAATCTCGGCGGCGCGGTCGGTGACGACACCGCCGCCGTCCTGGCGAACCGGGAGCGGGCCGCCCGGGCGCGGGGACTCGATCCGGCGCAGGTCGTCTGGATGAACCAGGTGCACGGCCGGGACGTCGCCGTCGTCGACGGACCCTGGGGCGACACGCGCGAGATTCCCGCCGTCGACGCGGTGGTGACCGCGCGACGCGGACTCCCGCTCGCCGTCCTGACCGCCGACTGCACCCCCGTACTGCTCGCCGACCCGGTCGCCGGAATCGTCGCAGCAGCACATGCGGGCCGTCCCGGTCTGGTCGCCGGAGTCGTACCCGCCGCGGTCGCGGCCATGGTCGCACTCGGCGCGGAACCCTCCCGGATCACCGCCCGCACCGGGCCGGCCGTCTGCGGCCGGTGCTACGAGGTGCCGGCCGGAATGCGGGACGAGGTCGCGGCGGTCGCCCCCGCCGCGTGGTCCGAGACCAGTTGGGGCACCCCGGCGGTGGACGTCACCGCCGGAGTCCACGCACAACTGGCGGACCTCGGCGTCACCGACCGGCAGGCTTCGGCTTTCTGCACCCTCGAATCGGGCGATCACTTCTCGTACCGACGCGACCGCACCACCGGGCGGCTCGCCGGATATGTCTGGCTGGACGGATAG
- a CDS encoding YggS family pyridoxal phosphate-dependent enzyme, translating into MTDRKQQLAANLAQVEERIASACAAAGRKREEVTLIVVTKTYPAGDVRILSELGVRHVAENRDQDAAPKATECTDLSLTWHFVGQLQTNKVRSVASYADVVQSVDRTKLVTALSAAAVRGGRELGCLIQVALDAESGERGERGGVAPDGIDELADAVAAAPGLRLDGLMTVAPLAGPFAGRQRAAFDRLVEFSSRLRGNHPAANMVSAGMSADLEDAVAAGATHVRVGTAVLGVRPGLG; encoded by the coding sequence ATGACGGACCGTAAGCAACAACTCGCAGCAAATCTCGCGCAGGTGGAGGAACGTATTGCTTCCGCCTGCGCGGCCGCCGGTCGCAAACGGGAAGAGGTGACCCTCATCGTGGTCACGAAGACCTACCCCGCCGGCGATGTGCGGATCCTGAGTGAACTCGGTGTGCGCCATGTCGCGGAGAATCGTGACCAGGACGCGGCCCCCAAGGCCACCGAATGTACGGATCTGTCCCTCACATGGCACTTTGTCGGTCAATTGCAGACGAACAAGGTCCGATCCGTGGCGAGTTATGCCGATGTCGTGCAGTCGGTGGACCGTACGAAGCTGGTGACGGCCCTCTCCGCCGCGGCAGTCCGCGGCGGGCGCGAACTCGGGTGCCTCATCCAGGTCGCGCTCGACGCGGAGAGCGGTGAGCGGGGGGAGCGCGGCGGTGTCGCGCCCGACGGGATCGACGAGTTGGCCGACGCCGTCGCGGCCGCACCCGGACTGCGGCTGGACGGTCTGATGACCGTCGCCCCGCTCGCCGGACCGTTCGCCGGCAGGCAACGCGCGGCGTTCGACCGACTGGTGGAATTCTCATCCCGGCTGCGCGGGAACCATCCGGCTGCGAACATGGTCTCTGCAGGGATGAGTGCGGACCTCGAGGACGCGGTTGCGGCCGGAGCGACACATGTGCGCGTCGGTACTGCGGTACTCGGAGTCCGACCCGGGCTCGGGTAA
- a CDS encoding YggT family protein, whose protein sequence is MGVAQSVVYIALMCFLIVLIFRLVMDYVFQFARSWQPGKPMVVVLEATYTVTDPPLKLLRRFIPPLRLGGVALDLSFFVLMIIVSILISIVTRL, encoded by the coding sequence ATGGGCGTCGCACAGAGTGTTGTCTACATCGCGTTGATGTGTTTCCTCATCGTGCTGATCTTCCGGCTGGTCATGGACTACGTCTTCCAGTTCGCACGTTCATGGCAGCCGGGCAAGCCGATGGTGGTCGTCCTTGAGGCCACCTACACGGTCACCGATCCACCGCTGAAGCTCCTGCGGCGGTTCATCCCGCCGCTGCGTCTCGGGGGCGTGGCACTCGACCTGTCCTTCTTCGTTCTGATGATCATCGTTTCCATCCTGATCAGCATCGTGACCAGGCTGTGA